In Vibrio tritonius, the following are encoded in one genomic region:
- a CDS encoding NRAMP family divalent metal transporter — MENAVPYSAQKTGALRQLIQSLGPGIMMAAAAVGGSHLVASTQAGAIYGWQLALLILLVNLFKYPFFRSGVQYTIGTNESLVEGYSKMGKPYLWLFFALSSVSAIVNTAALLLFSSSLLSYFIPFQLSMNVLSAIILATCLLILFAGQYKALDTLAKVIMAVLTIATLLALVFAVTGPTHTPVDTATTSPWTIAAIGFLVVTMGWMPAPIEVSSISSMWLKSQAKQTNVTAKSALFDFNVGYIGTALLALVFLALGAIVLHGSGVQLAKSGVGFTHQLVGIYASTIGEWSRYLIAVIAFFCIFGSTITVIDGYSRVLAESQRLLKNESSQSPKVFQGWMILVSVLALAIILFWASALLPMLNFAMIMAFVTTPFFALLNYILVTRTPLPKELAVGPKLKALSIVGLIYLFGFLTVFIWWKWLM, encoded by the coding sequence ATGGAAAATGCCGTTCCATACTCTGCGCAAAAAACAGGCGCATTACGCCAACTTATTCAATCACTGGGCCCCGGAATCATGATGGCTGCCGCAGCCGTTGGTGGCTCACACCTTGTCGCATCAACCCAAGCCGGAGCCATCTATGGTTGGCAACTTGCGCTACTGATTTTGTTAGTAAACCTGTTTAAATACCCATTCTTTCGCTCTGGCGTGCAGTACACAATCGGTACCAATGAAAGCCTAGTCGAAGGTTATTCAAAAATGGGCAAACCTTATCTATGGCTATTCTTCGCATTGAGTTCAGTGTCCGCAATTGTGAACACGGCAGCTTTACTACTATTTAGTTCGAGTCTACTAAGTTACTTTATTCCTTTTCAATTATCGATGAACGTCCTTAGTGCCATTATTCTTGCCACCTGCTTACTGATTCTGTTTGCTGGGCAATACAAAGCTCTAGATACCTTGGCAAAAGTGATTATGGCAGTATTGACTATCGCGACATTGCTTGCATTGGTATTTGCCGTAACAGGACCGACTCACACACCGGTAGATACAGCCACCACATCTCCTTGGACAATCGCAGCCATCGGCTTTCTAGTGGTAACTATGGGCTGGATGCCAGCTCCGATTGAAGTATCAAGTATTAGCTCTATGTGGCTCAAAAGCCAAGCAAAGCAAACCAACGTAACGGCAAAATCGGCACTGTTTGATTTCAATGTGGGTTACATTGGCACGGCATTGTTAGCCCTTGTGTTCTTAGCTCTTGGTGCGATTGTATTGCACGGTAGCGGAGTACAGTTGGCTAAATCGGGAGTGGGTTTTACTCATCAATTAGTGGGGATCTACGCGTCAACGATCGGAGAATGGTCACGCTATTTGATCGCAGTGATCGCGTTCTTCTGTATTTTTGGTAGTACGATCACAGTGATCGATGGTTACTCTCGTGTACTGGCTGAGTCACAACGTTTATTGAAAAATGAATCATCACAAAGCCCCAAAGTATTTCAAGGGTGGATGATATTGGTATCGGTATTGGCACTTGCGATCATCTTATTCTGGGCCTCTGCACTGTTACCTATGCTCAACTTTGCGATGATTATGGCTTTTGTCACCACACCGTTTTTCGCCCTATTGAACTACATTTTGGTCACACGAACCCCATTACCTAAAGAGCTTGCGGTAGGGCCGAAACTCAAAGCACTCTCGATTGTTGGGTTAATCTACTTGTTCGGTTTCCTTACTGTATTCATTTGGTGGAAATGGTTGATGTAA
- the rluA gene encoding bifunctional tRNA pseudouridine(32) synthase/23S rRNA pseudouridine(746) synthase RluA yields MAMTEYHPPVDPWIDVVFEDKYILAVNKPSGLLSVPGRLEEHYDSMWSRLEQEYPGIQVVHRLDMSTSGLMVFAKDKHSEAALKKQFQYRLTHKIYYARVWGHPEQDEGEIDLPLICDWPNRPRQKVCFEDGKPSKTLYQVVKREEKTSVVRLLPVTGRSHQLRVHMLAIGHPIVGDEFYAHQEAIDFSDRLHLHAAELSFYHPRSHWLRSIFVPCDFYPEAKEEIFEHFDPERKLPDYKTLPHP; encoded by the coding sequence ATGGCGATGACGGAGTACCATCCCCCGGTTGACCCTTGGATCGATGTAGTGTTTGAGGATAAATACATCTTGGCGGTAAATAAGCCATCAGGATTGTTATCTGTTCCTGGGCGTTTGGAAGAGCATTACGACAGCATGTGGAGTCGATTGGAACAAGAGTATCCAGGTATTCAAGTGGTACATCGTCTTGACATGTCGACCTCTGGATTGATGGTGTTTGCTAAAGATAAACACTCAGAAGCCGCATTGAAAAAGCAATTTCAATATCGTCTGACACATAAGATTTACTACGCGCGAGTATGGGGACATCCAGAACAAGACGAAGGTGAAATTGATTTACCTTTGATCTGTGATTGGCCTAATCGCCCAAGACAAAAAGTGTGTTTTGAAGATGGCAAGCCATCGAAGACGTTATATCAAGTGGTGAAGCGCGAAGAGAAAACCTCAGTAGTGCGTTTGTTACCCGTGACAGGACGTTCGCACCAACTGCGTGTACACATGTTGGCGATTGGGCATCCGATAGTTGGCGATGAGTTTTATGCTCATCAAGAAGCGATTGATTTTTCTGACCGTTTGCACTTGCATGCGGCAGAGTTGAGCTTTTATCATCCTCGTAGCCATTGGTTACGTTCTATCTTCGTTCCTTGTGATTTTTATCCAGAGGCGAAAGAAGAGATCTTCGAGCATTTCGATCCTGAACGTAAGTTACCTGATTACAAAACGTTACCTCATCCTTAA
- the rapA gene encoding RNA polymerase-associated protein RapA, which yields MTFALGQRWISDTESDLGLGTVVAIDARTVTLMFAASEENRVYARHDAPVTRVAFNVGDTIDSQEGWSLKVDKVIEDQGVLTYQGTRQDTQEQGIALREIFLSHQIRFNKPQDKLFAGQIDRMDNFVLRYRALNNQYQQQKSPMRGLCGMRAGLIPHQLYIAHEVGRRHAPRVLLADEVGLGKTIEAGMIIHQQVLSGRAERILIVVPETLQHQWLVEMLRRFNLHFSIFDEERCVEAFAEADNPFDTQQFVLCSLDFLRKSRRRLEQALEADWDLLVVDEAHHLEWSQDNPSREYQVVEALAEQTPGVLLLTATPEQLGRESHFARLRLLDSDRFYDYEAFVEEEEKYAPVANAVTNLLSGQPLANDEKNDITDLLGEQDVEPLFNVLESNACEEEKVSARQELITNLMDRHGTGRVLFRNTRAGVKGFPVRHVHLLPMDIPAQYETSMRVAGMIGGKLSSEARAIKMLYPEEIFQEFEGEESSWWQFDSRVNWLLDKIKEKRSDKILVIASRASTALQLEQALREREGIRATVFHEGMSILERDKAAAYFAQEEGGAQVLICSEIGSEGRNFQFANQLVMFDLPFNPDLLEQRIGRLDRIGQTQDIDIHVPYLKGTAQEILARWFHEGLNAFEETCPAGRIIYDRCAERLIELLASVSTDGLDEIVQESQELNQVLKAQMEQGRDRLLEMHSNGGEKAQRIAEQIAATDGDTNLVTFAISLFDTVGLNQDDRGDNAIILHPTEHMMVSSYPGLNPEGATVTFDRETALAREDVQLITWEHPMIQGGIDLLMSEGVGTSAVSLLKNKALPVGTILMELVYVVDVQAPKRSGITRFLPPTPVRVMLDGKGNDLSAQVEFEGFNRQLSPVNRHLASKLVTSVQTQVHDLIEAGMPIAEAQIANIRAQAQQEMEQQLNGELDRMLALKAVNPNIRDEEIAALQEQITELTDFIGRAQCQLDSLRLIVVAHN from the coding sequence ATGACTTTTGCTTTGGGGCAACGCTGGATAAGCGATACAGAAAGCGATTTAGGTTTAGGTACAGTAGTAGCAATCGATGCTCGCACAGTGACTTTGATGTTTGCTGCATCAGAGGAAAATCGTGTGTATGCGCGCCATGATGCTCCTGTGACACGAGTTGCCTTTAATGTTGGAGATACCATAGATAGCCAAGAAGGCTGGTCTTTAAAAGTTGATAAAGTCATTGAAGATCAGGGTGTGCTGACCTATCAAGGCACTCGTCAGGATACTCAAGAGCAGGGAATTGCTTTACGTGAAATATTTTTGAGTCACCAAATTCGTTTTAATAAACCGCAAGATAAGTTGTTTGCTGGTCAAATTGATCGTATGGACAACTTTGTGTTGCGTTACCGTGCACTCAACAATCAATATCAGCAGCAAAAAAGCCCTATGCGTGGTCTGTGTGGTATGCGTGCCGGATTGATTCCTCATCAGTTGTACATTGCTCATGAAGTTGGACGTCGTCACGCTCCTCGAGTATTACTTGCCGATGAAGTGGGTTTAGGTAAAACCATCGAAGCAGGCATGATCATTCACCAACAAGTGCTCTCTGGTCGCGCAGAACGCATTCTGATTGTGGTACCGGAAACATTGCAGCACCAGTGGCTTGTGGAAATGCTGCGTCGTTTCAATTTGCATTTCTCGATTTTTGATGAAGAGCGTTGTGTTGAAGCGTTTGCTGAAGCAGATAACCCATTCGATACGCAACAGTTTGTCCTTTGTTCGTTAGATTTCTTACGTAAAAGTCGTCGTCGCTTAGAACAAGCACTTGAGGCTGATTGGGATCTTTTAGTGGTGGATGAAGCGCATCACCTTGAGTGGAGCCAAGATAATCCAAGCCGGGAGTACCAAGTTGTTGAAGCCTTGGCTGAACAAACCCCTGGGGTATTACTTCTTACCGCAACACCTGAACAGCTAGGCCGTGAAAGTCACTTTGCTCGTTTGCGTTTGCTTGATTCAGACCGTTTCTACGATTACGAAGCTTTTGTTGAAGAAGAAGAAAAATACGCGCCTGTGGCGAATGCAGTAACTAATCTTCTTTCTGGTCAGCCATTAGCGAATGACGAGAAAAATGACATTACTGATCTGTTAGGTGAGCAAGATGTTGAACCGCTGTTTAACGTTTTGGAAAGCAACGCTTGCGAAGAAGAAAAAGTATCCGCTCGCCAAGAGCTGATTACCAACTTGATGGACCGCCATGGCACTGGTCGCGTACTGTTCCGTAATACTCGTGCAGGCGTGAAAGGCTTCCCTGTACGTCATGTTCATCTGTTGCCGATGGATATTCCTGCGCAATACGAGACGTCAATGCGTGTTGCTGGAATGATTGGCGGTAAGCTTAGTTCTGAAGCTCGTGCAATAAAAATGCTCTATCCAGAAGAGATCTTTCAAGAGTTTGAAGGGGAAGAGTCAAGCTGGTGGCAGTTCGATTCTCGTGTGAACTGGTTATTGGATAAGATTAAAGAAAAGCGTAGCGACAAGATCCTTGTGATTGCGTCACGAGCAAGTACTGCTTTGCAACTTGAGCAAGCATTGCGAGAGCGTGAAGGTATTCGAGCTACCGTATTTCATGAAGGCATGTCGATTCTTGAGCGCGATAAAGCAGCAGCCTATTTTGCGCAAGAAGAAGGTGGTGCACAGGTCTTGATCTGTAGCGAAATTGGCTCAGAAGGGCGTAACTTCCAGTTCGCTAACCAACTGGTAATGTTCGATTTGCCGTTCAACCCTGATTTACTTGAACAGCGTATTGGTCGTTTAGACCGTATTGGTCAAACCCAAGACATTGATATCCATGTGCCTTACTTAAAAGGAACAGCTCAAGAGATCTTGGCGCGTTGGTTCCATGAGGGCTTAAATGCGTTCGAGGAGACCTGTCCTGCTGGTCGTATTATCTATGATCGTTGTGCAGAGCGTTTGATTGAGCTGTTAGCCAGTGTTTCTACTGATGGTTTGGATGAGATCGTTCAAGAATCTCAAGAGCTAAATCAAGTACTTAAAGCGCAGATGGAACAAGGTCGTGACCGTCTCTTAGAAATGCATTCAAATGGTGGCGAAAAAGCACAACGCATTGCAGAGCAAATTGCTGCAACCGATGGTGATACTAATCTTGTAACTTTTGCCATTAGCCTGTTTGATACAGTTGGATTGAATCAAGATGATCGTGGTGACAATGCGATTATTTTGCACCCAACAGAGCATATGATGGTATCAAGCTACCCTGGTTTGAATCCTGAAGGCGCAACCGTGACCTTTGATCGTGAGACCGCTCTGGCACGTGAAGACGTGCAATTGATCACTTGGGAACACCCAATGATTCAAGGTGGTATTGACCTGTTGATGAGTGAAGGAGTGGGCACTTCCGCGGTATCGCTGCTGAAAAACAAAGCTCTACCTGTTGGTACTATCTTGATGGAATTGGTGTATGTGGTGGACGTTCAAGCTCCTAAACGCAGTGGTATCACTCGTTTCCTTCCACCAACGCCTGTTCGTGTGATGCTTGATGGCAAGGGTAATGACCTTTCTGCTCAAGTGGAGTTTGAAGGATTTAACCGCCAATTGAGTCCGGTGAATCGTCATCTTGCGAGTAAACTGGTTACTTCGGTACAAACGCAAGTTCATGATTTGATTGAAGCTGGTATGCCAATAGCCGAAGCTCAAATTGCCAATATCCGTGCACAAGCTCAGCAAGAGATGGAGCAGCAACTCAACGGAGAGTTGGATCGAATGCTGGCTCTGAAAGCGGTGAACCCGAATATTCGTGACGAGGAAATCGCGGCATTGCAGGAGCAAATTACAGAGCTTACGGATTTCATCGGTCGTGCTCAGTGTCAACTGGACTCACTACGCCTGATTGTTGTAGCCCATAACTAA
- a CDS encoding valine--tRNA ligase, with translation MEKTYNPTSIEQDLYKTWEEQGYFKPHGDTTKPAYSIVIPPPNVTGSLHMGHAFQDTIMDTLIRCQRMKGNNTLWQVGTDHAGIATQMVVERKIAAEEEKTKHDYGRDAFIDKIWEWKGESGGNITRQLRRLGASVDWDRERFTMDEGFSNAVQEVFVRLFKEDLIYRGKRLVNWDPKLHTAISDLEVENKDKKGHMWHFRYPLADGVKTAEGKDYIVVATTRPETMLGDTGVAVNPEDPRYKDLIGKEILLPIVDRRIPIVGDEHADMEKGTGCVKITPAHDFNDYEVGKRHNLPMINIFTLDANVRNAAEVFTTKGEPSDVYATDIPERYQGMERFAARKAIVAEFEQLGLLVEIKDHDLTIPYGDRGGVVIEPMLTDQWYVRTATLAEPAIKAVEDGDIQFVPQQYENMYFSWMRDIQDWCISRQLWWGHRIPAWYDAEGNVYVGRSEEEVRQENNLSADVALRQDDDVLDTWFSSALWTFGTQGWPEQTPDLATFHPTDVLVTGFDIIFFWVARMIMMTMHFIKDEDGKPQVPFKTVYVTGLIRDENGDKMSKSKGNVLDPIDMIDGIDLESLVTKRTGNMMQPQLAAKIEKNTRKTFENGIEAYGTDALRFTLAAMASTGRDINWDMKRLEGYRNFCNKLWNASRYVMMNTEEQDCGFAVGAELEYSLADKWIESQFELAAKTFNEHIDNFRLDMAANTLYEFIWNQFCDWYLELTKPVLWKGTEAQQRATRRTLITVLEKTLRLAHPVIPYITETIWQSIKPLVDGVSGETIMLQALPQYNEANFHQEALDDIEWVKAFITSIRNLRAEYDINPGKPLEVMLKAANDVDANRLETCKQVLVSLAKLESVRVITDGETLPACATALVAKSELLIPMAGLIDKDAELARLAKEIAKTQGEIKRIEGKLGNEGFVAKAPEAVIAKEREKLAGYQDALAKLEEQKVTIAAL, from the coding sequence ATGGAAAAGACATACAACCCAACATCTATCGAACAAGATCTGTATAAGACTTGGGAAGAACAAGGCTACTTTAAGCCACACGGTGATACGACTAAGCCTGCTTACAGCATCGTTATTCCGCCACCAAACGTCACTGGTAGCCTACATATGGGTCACGCCTTCCAAGATACCATCATGGATACTCTGATCCGTTGTCAGCGTATGAAAGGCAACAACACTTTGTGGCAAGTGGGTACCGACCACGCGGGCATCGCAACCCAAATGGTCGTAGAGCGTAAGATTGCTGCTGAAGAAGAAAAGACCAAACACGACTACGGTCGCGATGCTTTCATCGACAAAATTTGGGAATGGAAAGGCGAATCTGGTGGTAACATCACACGCCAACTTCGTCGCCTAGGCGCATCTGTCGACTGGGATCGTGAACGCTTCACTATGGATGAAGGTTTCTCAAACGCAGTACAAGAAGTGTTTGTACGCCTATTTAAAGAAGACCTGATCTACCGTGGTAAACGCCTTGTTAACTGGGATCCAAAACTGCACACAGCGATCTCAGATCTAGAAGTTGAAAACAAAGATAAAAAAGGCCACATGTGGCACTTCCGCTACCCGCTAGCAGATGGCGTGAAAACAGCAGAAGGCAAAGACTACATCGTTGTTGCAACCACTCGTCCAGAAACCATGCTGGGTGATACTGGCGTTGCGGTTAACCCAGAAGATCCACGTTACAAAGATCTGATTGGTAAAGAAATCCTACTTCCTATCGTTGATCGTCGTATTCCTATCGTAGGTGACGAACACGCCGATATGGAAAAAGGTACTGGCTGTGTGAAAATCACCCCAGCGCACGACTTTAACGACTACGAAGTTGGTAAACGTCACAACCTACCAATGATCAACATCTTTACTCTAGATGCGAACGTTCGTAATGCTGCAGAAGTGTTCACAACTAAAGGTGAGCCAAGCGATGTTTACGCAACTGACATTCCAGAGCGTTACCAAGGTATGGAACGTTTTGCAGCACGTAAAGCGATCGTAGCGGAATTTGAACAGCTTGGTCTTCTAGTTGAAATCAAAGATCACGATTTAACTATTCCTTACGGCGACCGTGGTGGCGTAGTTATCGAACCAATGCTAACTGACCAATGGTATGTACGTACTGCAACTCTTGCAGAACCTGCAATCAAAGCCGTTGAAGATGGCGATATCCAATTCGTACCACAACAATACGAAAACATGTACTTCTCTTGGATGCGTGACATTCAAGACTGGTGTATCTCTCGTCAACTTTGGTGGGGTCACCGCATCCCTGCATGGTACGACGCAGAAGGTAATGTTTACGTAGGTCGTAGCGAAGAAGAAGTTCGTCAAGAAAATAACCTGTCAGCAGACGTTGCACTACGTCAAGACGACGACGTTCTTGATACTTGGTTCTCTTCTGCACTGTGGACTTTCGGTACTCAAGGCTGGCCAGAACAGACGCCTGATCTTGCAACCTTCCACCCAACTGACGTGTTGGTAACAGGTTTCGACATCATCTTCTTCTGGGTTGCTCGTATGATCATGATGACCATGCACTTCATCAAAGATGAAGACGGCAAGCCACAAGTACCATTCAAAACCGTTTACGTAACCGGTCTAATCCGTGACGAAAATGGCGACAAGATGTCGAAATCGAAAGGTAACGTACTTGACCCAATCGACATGATTGACGGTATCGATCTTGAGTCTCTAGTGACTAAGCGTACTGGCAACATGATGCAGCCTCAATTGGCAGCGAAGATTGAGAAGAACACACGTAAGACGTTTGAAAACGGTATCGAAGCCTACGGTACAGACGCACTACGTTTCACTCTTGCAGCAATGGCATCGACTGGTCGTGATATCAACTGGGATATGAAACGTCTAGAAGGTTACCGTAACTTCTGTAACAAACTATGGAACGCAAGCCGTTACGTAATGATGAACACAGAAGAGCAAGACTGTGGCTTTGCTGTAGGTGCTGAACTTGAGTACTCACTAGCCGACAAATGGATTGAATCTCAGTTTGAATTGGCAGCGAAAACGTTCAACGAACATATCGACAACTTCCGTCTAGATATGGCAGCGAACACGCTATACGAATTCATCTGGAACCAATTCTGTGACTGGTACCTAGAGCTAACTAAGCCGGTTCTATGGAAAGGTACAGAAGCTCAGCAACGTGCGACTCGCCGTACACTGATCACTGTTCTAGAGAAAACTCTTCGCCTAGCACACCCAGTGATCCCATACATCACTGAAACTATCTGGCAAAGCATCAAGCCTCTAGTAGACGGTGTATCTGGTGAAACCATCATGCTGCAAGCACTACCTCAATACAACGAAGCGAACTTCCACCAAGAAGCGCTCGATGACATTGAGTGGGTGAAAGCTTTCATCACTAGCATCCGCAACCTACGTGCTGAATACGACATCAACCCTGGTAAACCACTAGAGGTAATGTTGAAAGCGGCTAACGATGTTGACGCAAACCGTCTAGAAACATGTAAACAAGTGCTTGTTTCTCTAGCGAAACTAGAAAGTGTACGTGTGATTACTGATGGCGAAACGCTACCAGCATGTGCAACGGCACTTGTGGCGAAATCTGAACTGCTTATCCCAATGGCAGGCTTGATCGACAAAGATGCAGAACTCGCTCGTCTAGCGAAAGAAATCGCCAAAACTCAAGGTGAAATCAAACGCATCGAAGGCAAGCTAGGTAACGAAGGTTTCGTAGCGAAAGCACCTGAAGCAGTTATCGCGAAAGAACGTGAGAAGCTAGCCGGTTACCAAGACGCTCTGGCGAAACTAGAAGAGCAAAAAGTGACTATCGCAGCACTTTAA
- a CDS encoding DNA polymerase III subunit chi, with the protein MAMATFYIVKDNSPQVHTAGLEQYVVFLCQHFANQGAKVYLQCQDKSHAEHFAELFWQVEPSVFIAHNLVGEGPKYGTHIEIGHVGAKPSYQRQLAINVADNQTTFAHNFAEVIDFVPCEENAKQRSRERYKLYRQAGYQLQTIEIQYP; encoded by the coding sequence ATGGCAATGGCAACTTTTTACATCGTCAAAGATAACTCACCTCAAGTCCACACTGCAGGGCTTGAACAATATGTCGTGTTTCTTTGCCAACACTTTGCAAATCAAGGTGCAAAAGTTTACCTACAATGCCAAGATAAATCCCATGCAGAGCATTTCGCTGAGCTCTTTTGGCAAGTGGAACCGAGTGTATTCATCGCCCACAACTTGGTGGGTGAAGGGCCTAAATATGGTACTCATATTGAAATAGGCCATGTTGGTGCAAAACCGTCTTATCAACGTCAATTAGCAATAAATGTGGCGGATAATCAGACAACCTTTGCGCACAACTTCGCTGAAGTGATAGACTTCGTTCCTTGTGAAGAAAATGCGAAACAACGGTCTCGAGAGCGATATAAACTCTATCGCCAAGCAGGATATCAACTGCAGACTATCGAGATTCAATATCCATAA
- a CDS encoding PhoH family protein encodes MGDTDRKLFVLDTNILLHEPQAIYSFQEHDVVIPMTVLEELDRIKDSKRDVARDARVAIRALENIFHDVTPEEITEGIPLNKNVNATGSISILADYELVDTFRAFTDKEGDNRILNAVLYLQNKRAPRPVVLVTKDINMRLRAKGAGVLHVEDYRTDQLIDDVQYLTKGFQQRPGAFWDNVDEVTSQTADGHTFHTLDREPFDPTYINQYVIDEDSDFAARVERINGDSLTLRDLSRERMMHRKAWDVTPKNIYQAMAFDALLDPNIDLVILTGAAGSGKTLLAMAAALELTVEKNMFDKIIVTRNTPDIGESIGFLPGSEEEKMLPWLAAVTDTLEALHKHDHCTEGSLKYICDKANIQFKSINFMRGRSIQNAFVLLDECQNLTASQIKTIITRCGEGTKIVCSGNLAQIDSHYLTPVTSGLTYMVERFKNFEGSANIHLNGVVRSRLAEFAEENL; translated from the coding sequence ATGGGCGATACCGATCGCAAACTGTTTGTACTGGACACCAATATCCTGCTTCATGAACCGCAAGCCATTTACTCCTTCCAAGAACATGATGTGGTCATTCCCATGACCGTACTAGAAGAATTAGACCGAATCAAAGACAGTAAACGCGACGTCGCCAGAGACGCACGAGTGGCCATTCGCGCCCTAGAAAATATTTTCCACGATGTCACACCGGAAGAAATAACCGAAGGCATACCACTCAACAAAAACGTGAATGCTACTGGCTCAATTTCAATTCTTGCAGACTATGAACTGGTTGACACCTTCCGAGCATTTACCGACAAAGAGGGCGATAATCGCATTCTTAATGCCGTACTTTACCTACAGAATAAACGCGCACCGCGCCCTGTAGTTCTCGTCACCAAAGACATTAACATGCGCTTGCGAGCTAAAGGCGCAGGCGTTTTGCACGTGGAAGATTATCGTACTGACCAACTCATTGATGATGTTCAGTATTTAACTAAAGGATTCCAACAAAGACCAGGGGCTTTTTGGGATAACGTGGATGAGGTAACGAGTCAAACTGCCGATGGACACACCTTTCATACCTTAGATCGTGAGCCCTTTGACCCAACCTACATCAACCAATATGTTATCGATGAAGATAGCGACTTTGCAGCCCGAGTTGAGCGCATTAATGGCGATAGCCTCACTTTGCGAGATTTAAGCAGAGAACGAATGATGCATCGCAAAGCATGGGATGTCACACCCAAAAATATCTATCAAGCGATGGCTTTTGATGCCCTTCTCGATCCAAACATCGACCTTGTCATTCTTACCGGAGCTGCGGGCAGTGGTAAAACCTTGTTGGCAATGGCTGCCGCCCTCGAACTTACCGTTGAGAAAAACATGTTCGATAAAATCATCGTGACTCGTAACACACCAGATATTGGAGAATCGATTGGCTTTTTACCGGGTAGCGAAGAAGAGAAAATGCTACCTTGGCTTGCAGCGGTAACCGATACTCTAGAGGCGCTACACAAACACGATCACTGCACCGAAGGTTCCCTAAAATACATTTGTGATAAAGCCAACATTCAATTCAAATCGATCAACTTCATGCGTGGCCGTTCGATCCAAAATGCCTTTGTATTGCTCGATGAGTGTCAAAACCTAACCGCTTCACAGATCAAAACCATCATTACCCGCTGTGGTGAAGGGACCAAAATTGTATGCTCCGGCAACCTTGCACAAATTGATTCCCACTATCTAACGCCTGTCACATCTGGGCTAACCTATATGGTGGAACGCTTTAAAAACTTTGAAGGAAGTGCCAACATTCACCTCAATGGTGTGGTTCGCAGTCGCTTAGCAGAGTTCGCAGAAGAGAATTTATAA
- a CDS encoding D-2-hydroxyacid dehydrogenase — protein sequence MSTPTIVFLDRATIPEQIVVPTLSLEHHWREFDFTSPDQTVERSQGADVIITNKVVLDAAVLSQLPQVKLIAVSATGFNNVDIDYCREHGIAVANVQGYATKSVPEHVIALIFALRRNLRGYHQDIMAGEWQRNNQFCFFTHPIGDIAGSTLGIIGGGVLGQSLALVAQALGMNVVFAEHKGKTECRSGYLPFEQVLAQADVVSLHCPLSEHTRNLIGQAELAQMKPSALLINTGRGGLVEESALVAALKQGVIAGAGVDVFTQEPADKSNPLIANADLPNLILTPHVAWGSDSAITRLAEILIENIDAFLQGKEQNRVV from the coding sequence ATGTCTACACCCACCATCGTCTTTCTCGATAGAGCAACGATCCCTGAACAGATCGTTGTTCCTACACTTTCTCTCGAGCATCATTGGCGCGAATTCGATTTTACCTCTCCAGATCAGACGGTAGAACGCAGCCAAGGTGCCGATGTCATCATCACCAATAAAGTCGTGCTGGATGCGGCGGTGTTATCCCAACTTCCACAAGTGAAACTTATCGCGGTTTCCGCGACAGGTTTTAATAACGTCGATATCGATTATTGTCGTGAGCATGGTATTGCGGTGGCAAACGTGCAGGGATATGCGACGAAATCGGTGCCTGAACATGTGATTGCGCTAATATTTGCTCTGCGTAGAAATTTGCGTGGCTATCATCAAGACATTATGGCGGGTGAGTGGCAACGTAATAATCAATTTTGTTTCTTTACTCATCCCATTGGTGATATTGCTGGCTCAACGTTGGGCATTATTGGCGGTGGTGTGTTAGGGCAGTCTTTAGCGCTGGTGGCACAAGCGTTGGGTATGAACGTGGTGTTTGCTGAACACAAAGGTAAAACCGAGTGTCGCTCTGGGTATCTTCCTTTTGAACAGGTGTTAGCACAGGCGGATGTCGTATCTCTGCATTGTCCTTTAAGCGAGCACACTCGTAATTTGATTGGTCAAGCAGAGCTCGCACAGATGAAGCCTTCGGCGCTATTAATCAATACCGGTCGCGGAGGCTTAGTGGAAGAGTCTGCATTAGTTGCTGCGCTTAAACAAGGTGTGATTGCAGGGGCTGGTGTGGATGTTTTCACTCAAGAGCCGGCGGATAAGAGCAATCCATTAATTGCTAATGCGGATTTACCGAATCTGATTTTAACGCCACATGTCGCTTGGGGCAGTGATTCGGCGATTACCCGTTTAGCTGAGATTTTGATTGAGAATATCGACGCCTTTTTGCAAGGCAAAGAGCAAAACCGCGTGGTTTGA